In a genomic window of Physeter macrocephalus isolate SW-GA chromosome 14, ASM283717v5, whole genome shotgun sequence:
- the MRC2 gene encoding LOW QUALITY PROTEIN: C-type mannose receptor 2 (The sequence of the model RefSeq protein was modified relative to this genomic sequence to represent the inferred CDS: substituted 1 base at 1 genomic stop codon), which produces MGGQQFGLAGVEGLLGRRPESVKSLEGGRGEPSGPSPAPSGNRPTSCAVVLHSPSAHFTGRWDDRNCAEETHGFICQKGTDPSLSPCPAASLPAPGTELSYLNGTFRLLQKPLRWHDALLLCESRNASLAHVPDPYTQAFLTQAARGLRTPLWIGLASEEGSRRYSWVSEEPLSYVSWQDWEPQYPGGCAYVDMDGAWRTTSCDTKLQGAVCGVNGGPPPPRRISYHGSCPQGLADSAWIPFREHCYSFHMELLLGHKEALQRCQREGGVVLSILDEMENVFVWEHLQSSEGQSRGAWLGMNFNPKGGTLVWQDNTAVNYSNWGPPGLGPSMLSHNSCYWIQSSSGLWRPGACTNITMGVVCKLPRAEESSFSPSAALPGNPAALVVVLMAVLLLLALLTAALILYRRRRSVERGAFEGARYSRSSSGPGEATEKNILVSDMEMNEQQXSQGRGRGRGRRSWGGAGAGGAGRGRGKEELGPPGPPPATALSAHGGVPLGAAVGSWGWQGLGWWGPSLPRGLG; this is translated from the exons ATGGGGGGCCAGCAGTTTGGCCTGGCTGGAGTGGAAGGGCTGCTGGGGAGGAGGCCGGAGAGTGTGAAAAGCCTGGAGGGTGGACG TGGGGAGCCCTCTGGCCCTAGCCCTGCTCCCAGCGGCAACAGACCG ACCAGCTGTGCGGTGGTCCTGCACAGCCCCTCGGCTCACTTCACCGGCCGCTGGGACGATCGGAACTGCGCGGAGGAGACACACGGCTTCATTTGCCAGAAGGGCACGG ACCCCTCCCTGAGCCCATGCCCAGCAGCATCGCTCCCTGCCCCGGGCACTGAGCTCTCCTACCTCAACGGCACCTTCCGGCTGCTGCAGAAGCCGCTGCGCTGGCACGACGCCCTCCTGCTGTGTGAGAGCCGCAACGCCAGCCTGGCGCACGTGCCCGACCCCTACACCCAGGCCTTCCTCACGCAGGCTGCCCGAGGGCTGCGCACGCCACTCTGGATCGGGCTGGCCAGTGAGGAG GGCTCCCGGCGGTACTCCTGGGTCTCGGAGGAGCCGCTGAGCTATGTGAGCTGGCAGGACTGGGAGCCCCAGTACCCGGGGGGCTGCGCCTACGTGGACATGGATGGGGCCTGGCGCACCACCAGCTGTGACACCAAGTTGCAGGGGGCTGTGTGTGGAGTTAACGGAG ggccccctcctccccgaAGAATAAGCTACCACGGCAGCTGTCCCCAGGGGCTGGCGGACTCGGCGTGGATTCCCTTCCGGGAGCACTGCTACTCCTTCCACATGGAGCTGCTGCTGGGCCACAAGGAGGCGCTGCAGCGCTGCCAGAGAG AGGGTGGGGTGGTCCTGTCCATCCTGGATGAGATGGAGAACGTGTTTGTCTGGGAGCATCTGCAGAGCTCTGAGGGCCAGAGTCGGGGCGCCTGGCTGGGCATGAACTTCAACCCCAAAG GAGGTACCCTGGTCTGGCAGGACAACACAGCTGTGAACTACTCCAACTGGGGGCCCCCGGGCCTGGGCCCCAGCATGCTGAGCCACAACAGCTGCTACTGGATCCAGAGCAGCAGCGGGCTGTGGCGCCCAGGTGCCTGCACCAACATCACCATGGGTGTCGTCTGCAAGCTCCCTCGAG CTGAGGAGAGCAGCTTCTCCCCGTCAG CAGCCCTCCCGGGGAACCCTGCGGCCCTGGTGGTGGTGCTGATGGCGGTACTCCTGCTCCTGGCCCTGCTGACTGCGGCCCTGATCCTCTACCGGCGGCGACGGAGCGTCGAGCGTGGGGCTTTCGAGGGCGCCCGCTACAGCCGCAGCTCCTCCGGCCCCGGCGAGGCCACTGAGAAGAACATCCTGGTGTCCGACATGGAGATGAACGAGCAGCAGTAGAGCCAAGGGcgtgggcggggccggggcaggaggagctggggcggggccggggcaggaggagctgggcggggccggggcaAGGAGGAGCTGGGACCGCCGGGCCCCCCCCCAGCTACAGCCCTGTCTGCCCATGGAGGGGTTCCCTTGGGAGCTgctgtggggagctggggctggcagggcctgggctggtggggtccctccctcccacgaGGGCTGGGCTGA